CAAAAAGAAAAAATCAAACTTATATAAGCTCATGAAAAAATTGTTACTGGCCTTTTTATGCCTATCCTTTATTACGTCTCATGCCCAAAAAAAAGATTGGGAAAATGAATCTGTTTTTGGAATTAATAAACTGCAGGGGCGAGCTACCTCTTACTCCTATAAAAATACAGCTGATGCTTTAAAAGGAGACAGGGGCAAATCTGCAATGCAATTGCTAAACGGAATGTGGAAGTTCCACTATTCTGACAAGGTAGAAAACCGACCTGCCAATTTCTATAATACCGAATTTGATTCTTCCAATTGGGATGAAATAGAAGTACCCTCGAATTGGGAATTGAAAGGATATGGAAAACCAGTGTATGTAAATTCAAATTTTAAGCAAAACTTAAAACCTCCTCATTATCCTTGGAACAATGAAGTGGGATCATACATCACGAATTTTGACTGGAATCCTGACTGGAAAAACCAACAGGTAATTCTGCATTTTGGTGGAGTAACCTCAGCTTTTTATGTATGGATTAATGGTAAAAAAGTAGGTTACAGCGAAGACAGCTGTCTACCTGCCGAGTTTGACATTACCAGCTATCTTACAAGCGGAAAAAATCAACTTGCAGTAGAAGTTTACCGATGGTCGACCGGAAGTTTTCTTGAGGATCAGGATCATTGGCGCTTGAGTGGAATTCACAGAGAAGTAATGATTCTTAGCCAACCCAAAGTAGCAATCAATGACTTTTTTGTTCGCACAAAATTCGATTCGAATTTAGAAAATGCCTTATTACAAATAAGACCACGACTAAGTGCAATTAATAAAGCCGATTATAAAAACCTAAGTGTAGAGGCCAATTTATACGATGCTAATGGCAAAAAAGTAATGAAAGCACTTTCTATTGGTGCAGGAAAAATTATAGATGAATATTATCCGCAACGCGATAATGTATATTTCGGCCTACTGGAACAAAATATTGAAAGTCCTATTAAATGGTCGGCAGAGAATCCATACTTGTACACTCTTGTGTTGAATTTAAAAGATAAGAATGGCAACGAACTAGACACTCGTGCACAAAAAATTGGCTTTAGAGATGTTAAAATTGCCGGTAATGTTTTTTTACTAAATGGCAAAAAAGTTAAGCTTTACGGAGTTAATCGCCACGATCATCACCAAACAGGAGGAAAAGTGATTTCTCGTGCCGATATGGAAAAAGATGTTCAGTTGTTAAAGCAATATAATTTTAATGCTGTTCGAACTTCACATTATCCTAACGATCCTTATTTCTATGAATTATGCGATAAGTATGGAATTTATGTAATGGACGAAACCAATTTGGAAACTCATGCTGTTCGCGGATTGTTATCGAATCAACCAACTTGGGCTGGTGCTTATGTAGATAGAGCTATTCGTATGGTTGAACGAGATAAAAACCATGCATGTATTATCTCTTGGTCTTTGGGAAATGAATCGGGATGCGGCCCCAACCATGCAGCCATGGCGGCCTGGATAAAAGATTACGATCCAACTCGCTTTGTTCACTACGAAGGCGCACAGGGAGATCCAAATCATAAAATATACAAAAAAGTTTTCTCACAAGAATGGCGCAAATATGAGAACATACACAGTGCCAATCCAAGCGATCCTGCTTATGTAGATGTAATCAGTAGAATGTATCCAACTCTTGAGGTATTAGAAGATATGGCAAACAGCCCTTATATCAATCGTCCTATTATGCCTTGCGAATACGCACATGCAATGGGAAATTCTCTAGGAAACATGACTGAATACTGGGATTTGATTCATAAATACGACAACCTAATGGGAGCCTTTATTTGGGATTGGATTGATCAGGGATTATTACAATATGATGAAAATGGCAAAGAATACTATGCAGTAGGTGGTGACTTTGGAGACAAAATAAATGCCGGAAATTTCTGCTTGAATGGTATTATTGCCTCAGACCGTAGCCCAAAACCAGAAATTGAAGAATGTAAGTACGTTTATCAGCCTGTTACTTTTAAAGCTGTAAATTTAAACGAAGGTTTAATCCGCATTCATAATCGCCAATGGTTTACCAATACTGCTACTTATAAATTCCAGTGGGAACTTTGGCAGGATGGTAAGAAAATTCAGGAAGGAGATTTACCACAATTAATTATTAATCCGAGTGAATCGAAAGAAATAAAAGTACCCTTTAAAGCACCAAAACTAATTGCCGGTGCAGAATACTGGTTGCGTATAAGTATGGAAAGTACAAAGGCAACACTATGGGCCAAAAAAGGATTTGAAATTGCCAAACAGCAATTCAAACTCCCAATTGGAATTGATAAGAAAGAAATTTTAAAAAGAAATCTTCCTGATATATCAGAAAAAAGAGAAAATGGAATATTAACTCTTTCCAATAAGAACTTTAGTATACAAATTTCTGAAGCCGATGGATACATTCACCAATTAACAAGTAAAGGAAATGTTATTATCGATGGTGCTATGACTCCAAACTTCTGGAGACCAAAAACAGATAATGACGAACGAGGATGGAAACCAGAAAAACAATCTGCATTTTGGAAAACTGCTACTCAAAGCTTAAAGCTAGAATCCTTCGATCTTGCAAAAATGAAAGATGGTGCAATTGGCCTTACTTCTGTTTTAAAAATTGAAGACAAACTAAATTTAAAACTTAATTATGTAGTTTCAGGTAATGGTTCTGTAAAAGTAAATTATAGCTTAAATGCAGATAAATCATTACCTAAACTATTAAGAGTTGGACTAAGTACAAAAGTGCCTGTAAACTTCTCTAAAATGAGTTATTATGGAAAAGGTCCATGGGAAAACTATAGCGATAGAGCAGAAGCTGCCGAAGTAAATGTATACAAAGGAAATGTAGCTGATTTTGTATTTGAATATGCACAGCCACAGGAGTGCAGCAACAGAACAGCTGTAAGATGGTTGCAACTGCAAAACAGCAAAGGCGCTGGTTTAAAATTCGATGGAAATCAGCCTTTAAGCACCTCGGTTTGGCCATGGACAGCTGAATCGCTAGAAAGTGTACGACATACCAACGAATTAAAGAAAGAAGATTTTTATACCGTAAATATCGATTTAATTCAGACCGGAGTAGGTGGTTGCGATACCTGGTCGCCAAAAGCTGAACCAATTGAAAAATACCGTATTTACCCTGGTAATTATGAATATTCTTTTACGATAGTACCACTACAATAATTTATCGTTTTTTTTAACCATAAAAGGCTTCCTTTGCAATTTGCGAGGAAGCCTTTTTATTAAGCACAATAAAGAGTTTCTTTCTAGGAGTTTTTACAGCTTATTAATAGCAAAATTAGCCTATCATACTAAGGTTTTACCTCTTCATCGCTAGTTTTTGAGCTTACCTGAGTAATTTGCAAACTCCATAAGTAATATTTTATGGCTCATACGCGATATATATATTACGTTCCTGCTTATTATTCTCCTTTCCATCGTTTATTTGGACCAATCATTACAAAGGTTCCAGTGATTTTCTTCTTTCCTTTTTCTGTCTCTCACATATTTCGCGATAATATTGACTAAAATACCCGGTAATCTCTCCTAATTTCTCAAGCATAGGCTTATGCCCCACTAAACTATTAGCATGCCTTATATACAAAAAAGAGAGGCTCGCCTAAGCAAGCCTCTCTTATCAATCTAATTCCTATCTTAATTGTATACTTCGTCTTCAGTTAAAGTTCCATTTAAACTGATGGTACTTTCAGTTCCATCAGCGGCTGTTTTAAGAATGGTAATACTAGCCGACCCTGTTTCTTTATCAGCTGTTACATCATAAGCATAACTTACTGTTCCCATTGTCTCATTACCTTCTTCATCAGTTAAAGTTACTTTCTCAGATGCAATTACTGTAAACATATAATTGGTTTCGTCAGATACATCTGAATAAGATGATGTAGAATAAGCACTTACAATACCATCTTTATTAGCAATTGTTAACAAATTTTCCTGTTTGTATACCTGAATATCTGTATAAGTATTATTCCCTGTTTCGCTTATTGAATATACAGGAACTAATTCAATATCCGGCACATCGTATTCATCTGGTTCGCAACTACTCATAACTCCAACTACGAATAGTAAAACGAATATTTTAAATAAATTTTTCATGCTTTAATTTTTTTATTTAACTCACCTTCAAAATAATTGAAGGTGAGATATAAGTTTTTATTCAGTTGGACGAGCTTCGTATTTATAAACAACAAAGTTATCAAAGTACACATCAATAGATGCACCGCCCTTATAAATTAAGAACGCTACTGTGTATTTTTGTCCGTCTCCTTTAAACTGAGCTGATTTATTAGCCCACTGTCCGGTAATACTTGGGTTAAACCAACCACCATAAATCTTACCATCATTTACTGTGCCATCGTCATTTGCAAGAGAAATTCTTGACTCCCAAACAGCGCCACCATCATTAGCAACATAGTAGTCGAATGAGTAATCATATGTTTCACCTGCTTCCAATACAAATGATCCACTATTACCAAAAGCAGTATTTGCATCATCAACTGTTTTAACTGCATGCATACTATAAGCACCATCCTTAACAATGTCTGTTGAGTACTCAGCAAGCCCGGTTGGGATACGGCTACTATCATAAGTTGGTGGTGTTTGCCACATACCTCCTCCGCTTTCAAAACCTGAATCTGAAACAAGGTTTGGCTTGTACATTGCAACTGAAACATCAGTAAAGGCAGCTAAATCTCGTTGATCAAGAGATTGAATAGTGTTTCCAACATATGATACAGTAATGTTATCTGAGTTGTAAATAGGCTCAGCAAGACTTAGTTCAATAATAGTACCATTAGAACTACTTACCTTAGCACTTTGAACAGCAATATCCTGATCGAAACCATTTGGATTAGTTACATGAACAGTAAAATTATCTTCCAGGCCACTAAAAGCCTTCACCTCACCACTAACACTAATTTTAATGGTTTCATCTTCAGCTTCAACAATATTTCCTGTTAACTCGAAAGGTAAATTCGATTTGTTCACCTTTACTTTTAAAGGCACATATTTCATTTTGTAACCTGCAGGAATGTTATTGCCAGTTCTTGAACAAACCAATCGGGAATAAAAAGTTCCTAATTTATAGAAATATGCAACCGCAGCTGAATCTGTTGAAGTGGAAGGATTTCCTCCATTAAAATACCATGTTCTGTCGGTTGGACGACCAACAGTAGTCATATCCACGAACTTTAATGATTCTCCGGCCATAATTTCAATAGTAGGCCAAGAAGCAGAATCGGCAAGGAAAACCTGCTGATCGAAATTTACATTAGCATCTGCAATTTCAACATCTTCATAAAATACTTTTAATGCAGACTGAATAGTATCATAAACATCAACAACAAATGTAGTATCGATAACCCATTCTCCATTTTGATAAACAGCTTCTAAAGTATCAAGACCTTTAAAAGAAACATATTCATCAAAAGTATTTCTAAGTCTTACATTTTGCAGACCCGCTTTAGTAAATAAAATATGAACAGTTTCATCGAATGAAGAAGTAGTAGCTTCTTCATCTATAAATGGATAATAAGTTGAATCCTGACGTGTAATTCCACCAGTTAAGAATTTACATCCACTTTCTTCCGAAAACGACCAAACATGACTAGTTGCGTTATGAGAAAGATCCGAAAATGATAAATAATCCTCTACACCAACCAAAGATGCTTCTCCAAATGTACTGGTATACCAATCTACATCCGAATATTCATTTAATGGTTCATAGTCTGCCTCACAAGCAAATACCATTGCCAGGACAGAGAATACGAATAATAATTTTATATTTTTCATATTGTTTTTTTCTTTTTAGTTAATCATTGAGTTAGCCGTTGTTTCACTTGTTGGAATTGGCCAATATGCATGCTCCGACTCATTATAATTTATTGAAGCCTGAATAAACTCGTTCGACTTATAGTCAAAGTCTGTTGCATCGGCATGCTCAAGAACACTACCCCAACGAGTAACATCTTTATCTTGAAGTTCACTAAAGAATGTATAATCACTTCGCTTATAATACCTTCCAGCTAAATCTTCTAATCTTTCTTTTGTTATACCCCAACGTCTCATATCTATTTGACGAATACCAAATCCTTCAGCAGACAACTCCAATGGTCGCTCTTTATACATTAAATGCTCCATTAAAGTTTGTGCAGTATAAGTTACTTCGTCATGAGTAGATGTAGCAAACGGACTTGAAGCCTGATTTCCTAATAAAAGAAGAGCTGAACGATAACGAACGGCATTAATTAAGCTTAGTGCATTTTGAACACCTCCGTCGTTAGCACCACCTTCTATTAAACATTCCGCCATCATTAAAAGTACATCCGAGTAACGAATTACTCTAAAGTTAATACCAGACTTAGTATTTGTAACCTTCTCGTTATCATAAATATCCCAATTGGTCATTTTTCTCCAATAAGCACACTCTGCATTGTTAAAAACAGTTCCATCGGCAGTAACAGATCCTTCATAATACGACATATCATCATCATCAACCAATGCAACAGAATAGGATGTTCTTAAAGAATAATGTCTTAATCTTTGAGTTCCATCATCTTCGGTTACCAGGTTTCTTGGATCGTTTGGATCCATAGGATCTTCTTTATAAGCCATGATTAACCAATTGGAAGGATAGTTAGATCTCCAACCTCCTACAGGACTAAACTGATAGTGGTAAGTGTTGCTTGTTCCTTCAGCAGACCATTCTGTTTCACTTGGTTTAGCATCTTCATCGTAACTAATTTCTAAAACAGATTCCTGATTAAATTCGTTTTGAGTAGTAAAATTATCACCAATATTATCCATCAATGTATATACTCCACTGTTAATTACTTCAGCAAAATATTCTGCAGCTTTTGAATAATCGTTATCGTACAAATAGCTTTTCCCAAGAACAGTTGCAGCAGCTCCAGCTGTCACTCTCACTAGGTCGCCATACTTTTCGTCAGGAGAACCTGAAGAATCGTAATTAACCCATTGCAAAGGCAAATTTTGTCTTGCATACTCCAAATCAGCACGGAAAAATTCTTGAATTACAGCAGCATCTGTTAATGGTTGATTAAATTCCGATTGATCCTGAGGAACAAAATCGTATAGAATTACATTCCCATTATTATATGAACTGTGAAGATAGAAGTAAAATAATCCTCTAAAGAATCGTGCTTGTCCCATTAAATGAGTCCACTCTTCTTTATTATCTTCTGTTGTCATATCTGCTTCAATTCCGTTTAAGCCATCGATTACCTGATTGGCACGGAATATTCCTTTATAAAGATTATCCCATTTATTATTAGCTCCTGCCGATGAAGCAGTAAACATCTGCAAATAATAAGGATCAGACGTATTAGGACGCCCCCATCCTGGATAACACATGTCACTACGGCGCAGCTCTTCGCTTACCCCCATTAATCCAGGATTTTTAAATTGATTATAAACAGCGTTTAAACCTGTACTACAATCCGTCAAGTTCCGCCAGAAACTTTCAGTAGTAATCTCATTGGGGTTTACCTCAGTAAGATAATCATCATCGCAACTGCTGAATGACAGTACAACCAAAACAGCCGCTATATATTTTATTATATTAATCTTCATTTTTTCAACTTTTAAAAATTAGAAATCTAGCTGAACTCCCACTCTATATTGTGAACTAATTGGGTAATTACCTTTATCTAAACCACGAGTTGCCAAACCGTCGTTACCAACCTCAGGATCGTAGCCAGTATATTTAGTAAGAGTTAATGGATTATCAGCAGCTACATAGAATCTAAGCTTATTGATTCCAGCTTTAGAGATTAATTTCTTAGGCAGAGAATAACCTAAAGTAACGTTTCTTAAACGTACATAAGAACCATCTTCAACCCAAATATCAGACCATGCTCTGTAGTTATCATGACTACTACCACGGTTTGCAGGAATTACACCATAAGGGTTATCTTCGTGCCATTGATATAATAAATCTTTATGAGTTCCTGTAGTAAAAGCATACATTCTTGAGCCATTCACAATTTCCTGACCTACAGCGGCGAACCATTGCATAGAGAAATCAATTCCTTTGTAATTACAGTTAAAGTTTAATCCAACTTCATACTCAGGAGTACCACTTCCACCATAAACACGATCACTCTCATCAATTGTATTATCATCATTCTGATCTACATAAATTAGGTCACCCATTTTAGCTGATGAATTAATTTTTTGGTAAGCAGCAAGCTTCTCTTTTGTATTAATAATACCATCTGTTTCCATTACCATAAAAGCACCCGCTTCGTAACCTTCTTTAATAACAGTAATTTTATCGTTATTACCGCTTACACTAATTGGATTACCACTTGCAAAATAAGATACTTCATTAGATCCGGCCATTCTGGTTACCTCATTAACATTTTTAGTATAAGTAGCACTTACACCCCATGAAAATTTACCATGATGACGATAATTGGCAGCTATTTCAATACCTCTATTCGTCATATCGCCCACATTCAAAATAACATCTTGATTTTGTCCTGCACCAGCAGCAGTAGGAACTAAAAGAGGAAATAAAAGATCTTTCTTTTCAGTATCATATAAATCAACATTTAATGTTAATTTATTACTAAAGAATGCCATATCAATACCCAAGTTCTTTTGAACAGAAGTTTCCCACTGAACATTAGGGTTTGCATAACCCGTTTGAATACTTCCTAAACCTAATGATGTAGTTTCTTCAACACCATTTGCATAATCGTATCCTGAGCTAATTGTTGCAGCATAACTGTAATCTAAAATACTTTGATTACCTGTTGTACCGTAACTTGCTCTAACTTTTAACGAATTAATTGTATTGGTTAATCCCTTGAAGAAATCTTCATCGGCCACATTCCAACTTGCCGAAGCTGAAGGGAATGTTTTCCATCTATAGTCTTCTCCAAATCTTGAAGATCCATCTCTACGAGCACTAACACTCACGTTATAGCGACCATCTTTATAGGTATATTGAACACGACCTAAGAAACCAAGTAATTTATTTGTTTTATCTTGAGTCCAGTCATTTCCAATACCAACAGCATAATCAGCCGTTGTTTGTCCTAAATTAGGAACCTCGTTACTAGTTAAATCTTTTCCTGATGCCCAGAAACTTGTATATTCAAATTCTTCAAGTGAAGCATTTGCTAATACCTTAATCTGGTGATCACCGAACTTTTTATTATAGTTTAAACCACCTTCCCAGGTAAAACTGGTATTACGATCACTAGTGTTTTTTACTCCTGAACGTGTATTAGAGTTAATTACCAATTCACCTTCTTCATCATATACCTCAAACAATGGATTAATTAAAACTCTGGTATTATTTCCATAAACCACACCTAAACGAGTTCTAAAATTTAAACCTTTCATTAATTCAAGGTTAATATCTAAATTACCGTTAAAAGACTCTCCGTTACGAGTATCTGTTTGCTTTAATTTAGACATTACAGTACCTAGTTGTAGCTTATCATTTTCCTGACCTCCATCATCAAATGTACTTGCATTAGGATCAAGAGGTGGCTGATAAGGCTTATATTTATATGCCTCGTATAATAAATTCCATGCGGCATATTTTTGCTCATCTACTTTAAAACCAAGACCAGTTTTAATGGTCCATTTTCCTTTTTTGTAAGATGTATTTGCTCTAACATTGAATCTTTGGTAATTGGTATTAATCAAAGTACCTTCCTGCTCAAAGTATGATCCTACTACGTTATAAGTGAGATCTTTTTTACCACCTGAAACATTTACACTATAATTCTGAACCTTGGCATTATCATTTTCAATAACATCAACAATATTTGTATTATTAGTAAAGTTATCTACACCATTTTCTAATGAAGTCCAAATATTATCAGAAAAAGCTGTTGCATCTAAGTGGTTTTTATTGTAAAATAATGTTTGGAAGTATTCTTCAAAATTAAGAAGATCAAGACCCGAAGTAATTTTCTGAATACCGTAATAACCGTTTGCAGAAATTTTCATTTCTCCGGCTTTACCCGACTTAGTAGTTACCAAAATTACCCCTGCAGCACCACGAGTACCATAAATAGCACAAGATGCAGCATCCTTAAGTACATCGACTGTTTCAATCTCATTACTGCTTAAACCAGGATCACCTTCTTGAGGAATTCCGTCAACAACCCATAATGGATCATTTTGTCCGTTAATAGAACTGATACCACGAATTTGGATGTTTGCGCTTGCTCCTGGAGCACCAGAACTCGCCTGTACACTAACCCCAGCAATACTACCTTGCAAAGCAGATCCAAGGTCGGAAGTAGAAATTTTTTCTAATTCTTCAGCTTTTACCTGAACAACAGCACCAGTAACTTCTTTTTTTCTTTGTGTACCATAACCAATAGCTACCACCTCGTTAATGTTAAAAGACTGTGGTTCCATTGAAACATCAATCTTAGAACCGGTAACTATTCTTTCAATGGTTTGCATACCCATAAAGCTAAAAACAAGAGTTTCCCCATTATTAGCTTTTAAGCTATAATTACCATCAATATCTGTAATTGTTCCAACAGTTTTACCTTTTAGAACAACACTAACACCGGGTATTCCCATGTTATCTTCTGTTGAGATAACCTTACCCCGGACTGTTAACTGTTGACCATACATATTGAAAGTCAACATCAACAAGAGAGATACTATTATGCCTCTTGTTTTCCATGAACTTCTGTAACTCACGTCCTTCATAAATTAAAAATAGATTAGTTTTTACAATTTATTCGCTGCTTAATACACTTTCTGAAACAAATGTACCTTTCTTCAATGCAATCGTTGGAAAAAATTAGTTTCAATAGAAGGGGGATATTTGTTAAAAATTATAAAAATGACTTGAAATTTGAGGATTTGCTAAAAAAACAAGCGAATTACCATATAATCAACTTGCTTATTAACAGAGCACTACAATCACAACCTACCATATACCCCTCTTAATTAAACTTATTCCTCCTAGTGGCATCTCATATATTATATAAAACTAAAAATCATAATAAAATTCTTAAAACTTGCATTAAAATAAGATTAGCCAACAGCAATAAAACTGTAAATAAGAACTAAATGTAACAAAAAAGAGGTGCTATAAAGCACCTCTTTTTTGTTACATTTAGTTATGTAGATCACAACAAATTAGATCATTTTAATTTCGAATGCACATGCATAACATGCATCTCCATTTATGTCTGTCTTAATTTTAAGTCCGGATTCTCCAACTTGCCACTCACAATCTTTATCCATTCCCAGCATTTTTACAGATTTAATTTCTCCTTTACAGAGATCGCTTCCTTTGGCGAAGGATTTAACCAGATATTCACCATTTTTAGCAATATCCATAGCAATTACATATATTTTGCCATCCTTTTGTGTAAATCTGAAATCATCGGCTGTAAGATTTTTATTCTTGCCTTCGGTATGATGACCTGTTTTTACTTCGGTAGGCCCCTCTCCAAAAATAGTCCAAGGACGAGTTCCATAAATAGCATCGCCATTAACACTTAGCCAGCTACCCATTTCAAGCAGAATATCTGCCTGATCCTGTGGAATTGTACCATCAGCTTTTGGTCCTACATTAAGAAGCATATTACCATTTTTACTTACAATATCAATTAAATCATCAATTAAAGTGTTAGCATCTTTAGAATTCCAATCGACAGTATAACACCAACTATTGGTTCCAATAGAAGTATCGGTTTGCCATGGAAATTTTCTGATATCAGCTAATTTTCCACGCTCAATATCCAATACATTTGATCCTTCAGGAAAAGTTTCATGTTTGAAATTCTTGGTTTGCAAAACCACATCTTTTTGCCAGTCAATTCCTTTGTTATAATAATAAGCAGCCAGTTGTTTGTGGTACGGAACAAATTCATCATGATCCAAAACAAAATCGAACCAAAGAATATCGGGTTGATAATTATCAATAATATCTTTTGTTCTATTCCACCACATTTGCAGGAATTCTTTATCAGCGG
This genomic interval from uncultured Marinifilum sp. contains the following:
- a CDS encoding RagB/SusD family nutrient uptake outer membrane protein encodes the protein MKINIIKYIAAVLVVLSFSSCDDDYLTEVNPNEITTESFWRNLTDCSTGLNAVYNQFKNPGLMGVSEELRRSDMCYPGWGRPNTSDPYYLQMFTASSAGANNKWDNLYKGIFRANQVIDGLNGIEADMTTEDNKEEWTHLMGQARFFRGLFYFYLHSSYNNGNVILYDFVPQDQSEFNQPLTDAAVIQEFFRADLEYARQNLPLQWVNYDSSGSPDEKYGDLVRVTAGAAATVLGKSYLYDNDYSKAAEYFAEVINSGVYTLMDNIGDNFTTQNEFNQESVLEISYDEDAKPSETEWSAEGTSNTYHYQFSPVGGWRSNYPSNWLIMAYKEDPMDPNDPRNLVTEDDGTQRLRHYSLRTSYSVALVDDDDMSYYEGSVTADGTVFNNAECAYWRKMTNWDIYDNEKVTNTKSGINFRVIRYSDVLLMMAECLIEGGANDGGVQNALSLINAVRYRSALLLLGNQASSPFATSTHDEVTYTAQTLMEHLMYKERPLELSAEGFGIRQIDMRRWGITKERLEDLAGRYYKRSDYTFFSELQDKDVTRWGSVLEHADATDFDYKSNEFIQASINYNESEHAYWPIPTSETTANSMIN
- a CDS encoding glycoside hydrolase family 2 TIM barrel-domain containing protein, whose amino-acid sequence is MKKLLLAFLCLSFITSHAQKKDWENESVFGINKLQGRATSYSYKNTADALKGDRGKSAMQLLNGMWKFHYSDKVENRPANFYNTEFDSSNWDEIEVPSNWELKGYGKPVYVNSNFKQNLKPPHYPWNNEVGSYITNFDWNPDWKNQQVILHFGGVTSAFYVWINGKKVGYSEDSCLPAEFDITSYLTSGKNQLAVEVYRWSTGSFLEDQDHWRLSGIHREVMILSQPKVAINDFFVRTKFDSNLENALLQIRPRLSAINKADYKNLSVEANLYDANGKKVMKALSIGAGKIIDEYYPQRDNVYFGLLEQNIESPIKWSAENPYLYTLVLNLKDKNGNELDTRAQKIGFRDVKIAGNVFLLNGKKVKLYGVNRHDHHQTGGKVISRADMEKDVQLLKQYNFNAVRTSHYPNDPYFYELCDKYGIYVMDETNLETHAVRGLLSNQPTWAGAYVDRAIRMVERDKNHACIISWSLGNESGCGPNHAAMAAWIKDYDPTRFVHYEGAQGDPNHKIYKKVFSQEWRKYENIHSANPSDPAYVDVISRMYPTLEVLEDMANSPYINRPIMPCEYAHAMGNSLGNMTEYWDLIHKYDNLMGAFIWDWIDQGLLQYDENGKEYYAVGGDFGDKINAGNFCLNGIIASDRSPKPEIEECKYVYQPVTFKAVNLNEGLIRIHNRQWFTNTATYKFQWELWQDGKKIQEGDLPQLIINPSESKEIKVPFKAPKLIAGAEYWLRISMESTKATLWAKKGFEIAKQQFKLPIGIDKKEILKRNLPDISEKRENGILTLSNKNFSIQISEADGYIHQLTSKGNVIIDGAMTPNFWRPKTDNDERGWKPEKQSAFWKTATQSLKLESFDLAKMKDGAIGLTSVLKIEDKLNLKLNYVVSGNGSVKVNYSLNADKSLPKLLRVGLSTKVPVNFSKMSYYGKGPWENYSDRAEAAEVNVYKGNVADFVFEYAQPQECSNRTAVRWLQLQNSKGAGLKFDGNQPLSTSVWPWTAESLESVRHTNELKKEDFYTVNIDLIQTGVGGCDTWSPKAEPIEKYRIYPGNYEYSFTIVPLQ
- a CDS encoding alpha-L-fucosidase yields the protein MKRLIVSMLLVVAFFVSCTNTKKTSMVNSEPFEEDWNSLSKYQTPAWFQDAKLGIFIHWGPYSVPAWGSEWYPRWMYMDSVQWNPNGEIVKEKGSEFYKHHVETYGNPGEFGYKDFIPMFKAEKFNAKQWVDLFKKAGARYVVPVAEHHDGFAMYKSNYTRWNSVDMGPKRDILGEMSKAAKDAGLYFGASSHYAFNWNYYTHKKGFDTADPQYADLYARAHDHYAPADKEFLQMWWNRTKDIIDNYQPDILWFDFVLDHDEFVPYHKQLAAYYYNKGIDWQKDVVLQTKNFKHETFPEGSNVLDIERGKLADIRKFPWQTDTSIGTNSWCYTVDWNSKDANTLIDDLIDIVSKNGNMLLNVGPKADGTIPQDQADILLEMGSWLSVNGDAIYGTRPWTIFGEGPTEVKTGHHTEGKNKNLTADDFRFTQKDGKIYVIAMDIAKNGEYLVKSFAKGSDLCKGEIKSVKMLGMDKDCEWQVGESGLKIKTDINGDACYACAFEIKMI
- a CDS encoding TonB-dependent receptor, with the protein product MKDVSYRSSWKTRGIIVSLLLMLTFNMYGQQLTVRGKVISTEDNMGIPGVSVVLKGKTVGTITDIDGNYSLKANNGETLVFSFMGMQTIERIVTGSKIDVSMEPQSFNINEVVAIGYGTQRKKEVTGAVVQVKAEELEKISTSDLGSALQGSIAGVSVQASSGAPGASANIQIRGISSINGQNDPLWVVDGIPQEGDPGLSSNEIETVDVLKDAASCAIYGTRGAAGVILVTTKSGKAGEMKISANGYYGIQKITSGLDLLNFEEYFQTLFYNKNHLDATAFSDNIWTSLENGVDNFTNNTNIVDVIENDNAKVQNYSVNVSGGKKDLTYNVVGSYFEQEGTLINTNYQRFNVRANTSYKKGKWTIKTGLGFKVDEQKYAAWNLLYEAYKYKPYQPPLDPNASTFDDGGQENDKLQLGTVMSKLKQTDTRNGESFNGNLDINLELMKGLNFRTRLGVVYGNNTRVLINPLFEVYDEEGELVINSNTRSGVKNTSDRNTSFTWEGGLNYNKKFGDHQIKVLANASLEEFEYTSFWASGKDLTSNEVPNLGQTTADYAVGIGNDWTQDKTNKLLGFLGRVQYTYKDGRYNVSVSARRDGSSRFGEDYRWKTFPSASASWNVADEDFFKGLTNTINSLKVRASYGTTGNQSILDYSYAATISSGYDYANGVEETTSLGLGSIQTGYANPNVQWETSVQKNLGIDMAFFSNKLTLNVDLYDTEKKDLLFPLLVPTAAGAGQNQDVILNVGDMTNRGIEIAANYRHHGKFSWGVSATYTKNVNEVTRMAGSNEVSYFASGNPISVSGNNDKITVIKEGYEAGAFMVMETDGIINTKEKLAAYQKINSSAKMGDLIYVDQNDDNTIDESDRVYGGSGTPEYEVGLNFNCNYKGIDFSMQWFAAVGQEIVNGSRMYAFTTGTHKDLLYQWHEDNPYGVIPANRGSSHDNYRAWSDIWVEDGSYVRLRNVTLGYSLPKKLISKAGINKLRFYVAADNPLTLTKYTGYDPEVGNDGLATRGLDKGNYPISSQYRVGVQLDF